One window of Candidatus Kapaibacterium sp. genomic DNA carries:
- the infB gene encoding translation initiation factor IF-2, producing MTELHDIQAPVKLFRIAKLLEVSKDTIVEFLHSRGYQIANKPTAELDEQMLQLVLDKFRKDLANAEKRREKTEKVLRPTERQPVKRSRTEVPAAETVEAAIPEEPILLEAVTEEEQSPLSPAKAIPTPEGPSPFSLPEVLATEPEPSTEVPSVVPEVAPSQEQIGIAEAIASEAPTEEPAQTPVAEQPIPEISTDLPLTQPSERRREVISVTPEGTISSSPTTTGGLRIIGRISLPTEDRTLRRARSKGRATSAPTRSQVGESPHRPTRQPTQPERREEQRPRPGAPGSPKKAERTAPSIPLLPSLPGPLSPQAPPKPKSTQRRKLTLGEETVPKRRRRRILEEISQEELEEVIRQTLIGAEETGLQLRARVRQKRRAEREEKRREEEVRQSRILYTTEFLTTAELAQLLGVQASEIISKCMQLGLMVTINQRLDRDTITLIAADYGYEVHFQDVEEAGELVDEPDPPESLRPRPPIVTVMGHVDHGKTTLLDYIRQTNVVAGEAGGITQHIGAYQVTLPDGRLITFLDTPGHEAFTAMRARGAQVTDIVVLVVAADDAVMPQTVEAINHARAANVPIIVAINKIDKPEANPDRIRQQLAEHDILVEEWGGRYQSVEISALTGKNVNVLLEKILLEAELLDLRANPDRPARGTIIEAHLDKGKGPVATVIVQNGTLRIGDVFVAGLQYGRVRALYDERGNRCESAPPSTPIQVAGFDGLPEVGDKLVVVDDERLARQIALRRQQLKRQQSMQRARSITLGDLSQRISEGHIRELRLVLKADVMGSVEALTNALLRLSTDEVRVNLLHAGVGAITEADVMLAAASEAVVIGFQVQPTAAARKVAEAEGVEIRTYRIIYECLDDVKRALEGLLSPEVKEEILGHAEVRQVFHISRIGTVAGCYVTDGVIQRNARARILREGLPIHTGTIESLKRFKEDVREVAAGYECGLMVSGFEDFREGDIIETFRLVEQKRSLSV from the coding sequence ATGACGGAATTGCACGACATCCAGGCCCCTGTCAAGCTCTTTCGGATCGCCAAGCTGCTGGAAGTGAGCAAGGATACCATCGTGGAGTTCCTCCACTCCCGAGGATACCAGATTGCCAACAAGCCAACGGCAGAGCTGGATGAGCAGATGCTCCAGCTTGTGCTGGACAAGTTCCGAAAAGACCTAGCGAACGCGGAGAAGCGCCGAGAGAAGACGGAAAAAGTCCTGCGCCCTACGGAGCGCCAGCCAGTGAAGCGCTCGAGAACCGAGGTACCGGCCGCGGAGACCGTAGAAGCAGCTATTCCAGAAGAGCCCATCCTCCTAGAGGCCGTAACAGAAGAGGAACAGTCCCCTCTAAGTCCAGCCAAAGCCATACCCACCCCTGAAGGACCTTCCCCATTCTCCCTCCCAGAAGTGCTCGCAACTGAGCCCGAGCCTTCCACGGAAGTCCCCTCTGTTGTTCCTGAAGTGGCACCCAGTCAGGAACAGATTGGTATAGCGGAAGCTATCGCCTCCGAAGCTCCCACTGAAGAACCTGCCCAAACGCCCGTTGCAGAACAGCCGATTCCCGAGATTTCGACAGACCTTCCTCTCACCCAACCTTCAGAGCGCCGTCGTGAGGTCATCTCTGTAACCCCCGAGGGGACCATTAGCAGCTCCCCGACCACCACTGGTGGACTCCGAATCATCGGCAGGATAAGCTTACCAACGGAGGACCGGACACTCAGACGAGCCCGATCCAAAGGCAGAGCGACCTCCGCACCTACCCGCTCCCAAGTAGGAGAATCACCTCACCGGCCCACGAGGCAGCCAACGCAACCTGAGCGGCGCGAGGAGCAGCGCCCACGACCAGGTGCCCCAGGAAGTCCAAAGAAGGCCGAAAGAACGGCTCCCTCCATTCCTCTCCTACCTTCCCTTCCGGGGCCGCTATCTCCTCAGGCCCCGCCGAAACCTAAGAGTACCCAGCGCCGTAAGCTCACCCTTGGCGAAGAGACCGTCCCTAAGAGGCGCCGTCGGCGCATCTTGGAGGAGATTAGCCAAGAGGAGCTCGAGGAGGTCATTCGCCAAACCCTGATCGGTGCGGAAGAGACGGGCCTGCAGTTGCGGGCCCGTGTACGCCAGAAACGTCGGGCAGAACGCGAGGAGAAACGTCGGGAAGAAGAGGTCCGGCAGTCCCGGATCCTGTATACGACAGAGTTCCTCACCACAGCTGAGCTGGCTCAGCTCCTTGGGGTCCAGGCCTCGGAGATCATCAGCAAGTGCATGCAGCTAGGCCTCATGGTCACCATCAACCAGAGGCTCGACCGTGACACCATTACGCTGATTGCTGCTGACTACGGCTATGAGGTACACTTCCAAGACGTCGAGGAGGCAGGTGAGCTCGTGGATGAGCCCGATCCGCCAGAGAGCCTTCGTCCTCGACCACCAATTGTTACAGTCATGGGTCATGTAGACCATGGCAAGACCACTCTACTGGATTACATTCGCCAGACGAACGTCGTCGCCGGCGAGGCCGGTGGCATCACCCAGCACATCGGGGCATACCAAGTCACGCTTCCCGACGGACGACTCATCACCTTCCTCGATACTCCGGGACACGAGGCCTTCACTGCCATGCGTGCTCGTGGGGCCCAGGTGACCGACATCGTGGTCTTGGTCGTTGCTGCAGATGATGCTGTCATGCCCCAGACTGTGGAGGCTATCAACCACGCTCGCGCAGCAAATGTCCCGATCATTGTGGCGATTAACAAGATCGACAAACCCGAGGCAAATCCCGACAGAATCCGTCAGCAACTGGCCGAGCACGACATCCTGGTAGAAGAGTGGGGCGGGCGCTACCAGTCCGTGGAAATCTCCGCACTGACGGGCAAGAACGTGAACGTGTTGCTGGAGAAAATCCTCCTGGAAGCTGAGCTGCTGGACCTCCGTGCCAACCCCGACCGCCCTGCTCGCGGTACCATCATTGAAGCCCATCTCGATAAGGGCAAAGGCCCTGTAGCAACTGTCATCGTGCAGAACGGGACCCTACGGATCGGAGACGTCTTCGTAGCAGGACTCCAGTATGGGCGTGTACGTGCGCTCTACGATGAGCGGGGGAACCGCTGTGAAAGCGCTCCACCCTCCACCCCCATCCAGGTAGCAGGCTTCGACGGGCTTCCTGAAGTCGGCGATAAACTTGTCGTCGTTGACGACGAGCGCTTAGCGCGGCAGATCGCTTTGCGCCGCCAGCAGCTAAAGCGCCAGCAGTCTATGCAGCGCGCCCGTTCCATTACCTTGGGCGATCTCTCGCAGCGGATTTCCGAAGGGCATATCCGTGAACTCCGGCTTGTTCTGAAAGCTGATGTCATGGGTTCGGTCGAGGCTCTGACGAATGCCCTCCTTCGACTCTCAACCGACGAAGTCCGGGTCAATCTCCTCCATGCTGGGGTTGGGGCCATCACGGAGGCAGACGTCATGCTAGCAGCCGCGTCTGAAGCCGTTGTCATCGGCTTCCAAGTCCAGCCTACAGCCGCAGCCCGCAAAGTGGCTGAGGCCGAAGGGGTGGAGATCCGCACGTACCGCATCATCTACGAGTGCCTGGACGACGTCAAGCGAGCGTTGGAAGGGTTGCTCAGCCCAGAGGTCAAGGAGGAAATTCTCGGACATGCAGAAGTCCGGCAAGTCTTCCACATCAGCCGGATCGGGACCGTTGCCGGCTGCTATGTCACCGACGGAGTCATTCAGCGAAATGCCCGAGCCCGAATCCTCCGTGAAGGCTTGCCCATCCATACCGGTACAATTGAGTCCTTGAAGCGCTTCAAAGAGGACGTCCGAGAAGTTGCAGCCGGTTATGAGTGTGGGCTCATGGTCTCCGGCTTCGAAGACTTCCGCGAAGGGGACATCATAGAGACCTTCAGGCTAGTCGAGCAAAAGCGGAGCCTATCCGTCTAA
- the rbfA gene encoding 30S ribosome-binding factor RbfA, which produces MSIRAERVGSLLQEVLSEPLRKLAGEISPKLLLTVARVQMSGDLRYATVYVSIYGAPIPPEQVLHRLQQEQRKLRGYIAQHTHLRYIPELRFRHDTSAAHAERITELLNRLRQQESAREEENRNDGDVQN; this is translated from the coding sequence ATGTCGATTAGGGCTGAGCGCGTTGGCAGCCTCCTACAGGAGGTTTTAAGCGAGCCGCTGCGCAAACTTGCCGGGGAGATCTCACCGAAACTCTTGCTAACGGTGGCCCGAGTGCAGATGAGCGGGGACCTGCGATATGCGACCGTGTATGTCAGCATCTACGGCGCTCCTATTCCACCAGAGCAGGTACTCCATCGCCTCCAGCAAGAGCAACGGAAGCTCCGAGGGTACATTGCTCAGCACACGCATCTGCGCTACATCCCAGAGCTCCGCTTCCGGCACGACACTTCTGCTGCTCATGCAGAACGCATCACCGAGCTCCTCAACCGACTCCGGCAGCAGGAGTCAGCACGGGAAGAGGAGAACAGAAACGATGGTGATGTCCAGAATTGA
- the truB gene encoding tRNA pseudouridine(55) synthase TruB: protein MSRIEGLPFLRRSTLDQLPEWLSVACSVGAFILLDKPRYWSSFDTVRFLRRLLGLRRIGHAGTLDPLATGLLILGIGRATRLLPTFQRMPKTYVTRMKLGAITATDDAEAPEQPICSELTVTEAEFRQLLERFRGTIEQVPPQYSAVHHGGKRLYELARAGISVSPLPRTVHIAELELTRWEPPFAELFTVCSTGTYVRALVRDLGAAAGCGAYVVELRRLAIGPYHVDDAVSPDELSQAIAQQHARLHPLV, encoded by the coding sequence ATGTCCAGAATTGAGGGACTCCCCTTCTTACGACGCTCCACGCTGGACCAACTCCCTGAATGGCTCTCCGTAGCTTGTTCCGTCGGAGCTTTCATCCTCTTAGACAAGCCTCGCTACTGGTCCTCGTTCGATACTGTGCGCTTCCTGCGCCGCCTCTTAGGGCTACGCCGCATTGGGCATGCCGGTACACTGGATCCTTTAGCAACTGGCCTCCTCATTCTGGGAATCGGGCGGGCAACGCGGCTACTCCCAACCTTCCAGCGTATGCCGAAGACTTACGTAACCCGGATGAAGCTAGGTGCTATCACTGCTACCGACGATGCCGAGGCTCCGGAGCAACCCATCTGCTCCGAGCTTACCGTGACCGAGGCAGAGTTCCGTCAGCTCCTGGAACGCTTCCGAGGCACTATCGAGCAAGTACCCCCGCAGTACTCCGCCGTACACCACGGCGGGAAGCGACTCTACGAATTAGCTCGCGCCGGTATCTCTGTCTCTCCTCTCCCACGCACTGTCCACATCGCCGAACTGGAGCTCACGCGGTGGGAACCGCCCTTTGCGGAGCTCTTCACCGTCTGCTCAACAGGCACCTATGTCCGAGCACTCGTCCGGGACCTTGGGGCAGCGGCAGGGTGTGGCGCGTATGTCGTAGAGCTACGCCGATTGGCAATCGGCCCCTACCACGTTGACGATGCAGTGTCACCAGACGAACTCTCACAGGCGATTGCTCAACAGCATGCGCGTCTACACCCACTGGTCTGA
- a CDS encoding bifunctional riboflavin kinase/FAD synthetase, whose protein sequence is MRVYTHWSDVPKHSQGRLATVGTFDGVHRGHQALLEYLCRRAQELALTACVVTFEPHPQMVLGRRPPIGILTPLPAKLEHFRQIGIAEVVVAPFTTELARTSAEEFVHHYLLGILGIRGIVVGHDHMFGHERRGNLELLQQLGQALGFIVEHFPPFIVDGITVSSSTIRRALQQGDVETAAKLLGYPYTVCGTVVRGDGRGRRLGFPTANLQVEAPEQLLPAHGVYIATTQIAGRPYAGLVSYGVRPTFGNDLPPQLELYVLDFSGSLYNQRLCVSFWARVRAELPFPTPEALQEQMERDEAYCRTWIAEHRLLEQSPTVVSQPIHGDQGTES, encoded by the coding sequence ATGCGCGTCTACACCCACTGGTCTGACGTCCCCAAACATTCCCAAGGACGGCTTGCAACCGTTGGGACCTTCGACGGGGTCCACCGTGGGCATCAAGCCTTGCTGGAGTACCTCTGCCGAAGGGCACAGGAGCTGGCTCTCACAGCGTGTGTCGTGACTTTTGAGCCCCATCCCCAAATGGTCTTAGGCAGGCGGCCCCCGATTGGCATTCTCACGCCACTTCCAGCCAAACTGGAGCACTTTCGGCAAATTGGAATTGCCGAGGTCGTTGTAGCTCCCTTCACAACAGAGCTGGCCCGTACATCGGCGGAGGAGTTCGTCCATCACTACCTCCTGGGAATCCTTGGCATACGGGGCATTGTGGTCGGACACGACCACATGTTTGGACACGAGCGCCGTGGTAACCTAGAACTCCTTCAGCAGCTGGGACAGGCACTTGGGTTCATCGTAGAGCATTTCCCGCCCTTCATCGTCGACGGCATCACCGTCAGCAGCAGCACAATCCGACGCGCCCTACAGCAGGGGGACGTAGAGACGGCAGCGAAGCTCCTAGGATACCCGTACACCGTCTGCGGCACCGTCGTCCGAGGGGATGGGCGTGGACGCCGTTTGGGCTTTCCTACGGCCAATCTCCAAGTAGAGGCCCCAGAGCAGCTTCTACCTGCCCACGGGGTCTACATTGCCACTACGCAGATCGCTGGCAGGCCTTATGCAGGCCTTGTGAGTTACGGGGTCCGTCCCACCTTTGGCAACGACCTCCCACCACAGTTAGAGCTCTACGTGCTGGATTTCTCTGGCTCCCTGTACAATCAGCGGCTTTGTGTTTCGTTTTGGGCCCGTGTACGAGCAGAGCTCCCCTTCCCCACACCCGAAGCACTGCAGGAGCAGATGGAGCGGGACGAGGCCTACTGCCGTACATGGATTGCCGAACATCGCCTCTTGGAGCAAAGTCCCACAGTCGTGAGTCAGCCTATCCATGGTGACCAAGGAACGGAAAGCTGA
- the rpsO gene encoding 30S ribosomal protein S15 yields MVTKERKAELIQQFGGSPTNTGAVEVQVALLTERIRNLTEHLEKHKKDHHSRRGLILMVSKRRRLLRYLARTDWERYQRLLQALELRK; encoded by the coding sequence ATGGTGACCAAGGAACGGAAAGCTGAGCTCATCCAACAGTTCGGTGGCAGTCCAACGAACACGGGTGCTGTGGAAGTCCAGGTAGCACTGCTGACGGAACGCATCCGGAATCTTACCGAGCACCTGGAAAAGCACAAAAAGGACCACCACAGCCGCCGTGGGCTTATCCTGATGGTCAGCAAGCGGCGTCGCCTACTGCGCTACCTTGCACGTACTGACTGGGAGCGGTATCAGCGGCTCTTACAGGCACTCGAACTACGGAAGTAA
- a CDS encoding polyribonucleotide nucleotidyltransferase, with protein sequence MEVELPRNLAEAIAEDTDDIQVTTAEDGSVRVSTTINGRPYEIETGLYASQADAAVMVRHGDTMVLVTVCSADQPLSAVDFLPLTVDYREKSSAAGKIPGSFHRREGRPTDKEILSARLIDRSCRPLFPKQWRYETQIMATVFSYDREIDGDTLGATGASAALLLSSIPFAGPISQVRIGRVDGEFIVNPTLSQLEASDMDIVVAGTDSSIVMVEGSAKEISEADFIAALEAAQEPIRRLNALQRRLATLRGQPKRELPPELIPEELRSFIAGLVESEIQSFIRQTTTKEQRSAWRKELRERILTAVAEVAAADHPEWQSLPLEPLVNAVLTELERHEVRQMILTEGRRLDGRTPNQIRPILCRAGVLPRTHGSAFFMRGETQSLASVTLGTKGDELIIDGLLPTYTRRFMFHYNFPPYSTGEIRRPGPPSRREVGHGNLAERALEPLLPSEEQFPYTIRVVSDILSSNGSSSMASVCAGSLALFDAGVPMKRAAAGIAMGLIVEGDRVAILSDILGDEDHLGDMDFKVAGTAVGITSCQMDIKIEGLSLELMVRALEQARQARLEILEIMNRELPQPRPQLSPYAPRLMMLTIPVETIGLVIGPGGETIRRIVQETGAEINIEQDGRVIIAAPSEEALQKAAAYIQGLTQQPEVGQVYSGIVREIREGLGAIVEFLPRRLGLLHISQIDYRPFNTISEVLKVGDVIDVKLIEIQPDGKFRLSRKALLPPQQHHGRGRPEQPRRSNGGERRHGGSPPHGRPRF encoded by the coding sequence ATGGAAGTGGAACTCCCAAGGAACCTGGCTGAGGCTATTGCAGAGGACACCGATGACATCCAAGTGACAACTGCCGAAGACGGCTCCGTCCGAGTCAGCACCACCATCAACGGCCGCCCCTACGAGATAGAGACTGGGCTCTACGCCTCACAGGCTGATGCTGCTGTTATGGTCCGGCATGGGGACACGATGGTGCTGGTAACGGTCTGCAGCGCTGACCAGCCTCTGTCGGCTGTTGATTTCCTACCGCTGACGGTGGACTACCGAGAGAAATCCTCCGCTGCAGGCAAGATCCCAGGAAGCTTCCATCGCCGCGAAGGGCGGCCGACCGACAAGGAAATCCTCTCAGCCCGCCTCATTGACCGCTCCTGCCGCCCTCTCTTCCCAAAGCAGTGGCGCTACGAGACCCAAATCATGGCTACGGTCTTCTCGTACGACCGGGAGATCGATGGCGATACGCTTGGGGCAACAGGGGCATCAGCAGCTCTACTGCTCTCCTCTATTCCTTTTGCCGGCCCTATCTCGCAGGTCCGCATCGGGCGGGTGGACGGGGAATTCATCGTTAACCCCACCCTGAGCCAACTGGAGGCCTCTGACATGGACATCGTCGTTGCTGGCACCGATAGCTCGATTGTGATGGTCGAAGGTAGTGCCAAGGAGATCTCTGAAGCAGACTTCATAGCAGCCCTGGAAGCTGCCCAAGAGCCTATTCGCCGGTTGAATGCATTACAGCGCCGATTAGCTACTCTGCGAGGACAACCGAAGCGTGAGCTCCCTCCTGAGCTCATCCCAGAAGAGCTTCGAAGTTTCATTGCCGGACTTGTGGAATCAGAGATCCAAAGCTTCATTCGCCAAACCACAACGAAGGAGCAGCGCTCCGCGTGGCGGAAGGAATTGCGGGAGCGCATCCTGACAGCAGTTGCCGAAGTCGCTGCGGCTGACCATCCGGAGTGGCAGTCGCTTCCGTTGGAACCCCTCGTCAATGCGGTACTCACGGAGCTCGAACGCCACGAAGTACGGCAGATGATCCTCACCGAGGGACGCCGCCTGGATGGCCGTACCCCGAACCAGATCCGTCCTATCCTCTGCCGGGCTGGGGTCCTCCCTAGAACACACGGCTCTGCCTTCTTCATGCGGGGGGAGACCCAGAGCTTAGCCAGCGTGACCTTAGGCACCAAAGGGGACGAACTCATCATCGATGGGCTGCTACCGACGTATACGCGCCGCTTCATGTTCCACTACAACTTCCCACCCTACAGCACTGGTGAGATCCGGCGTCCTGGTCCTCCATCGCGTCGCGAGGTAGGGCATGGCAACTTAGCTGAGCGGGCGTTGGAACCCTTGCTGCCCTCGGAAGAGCAGTTTCCCTACACCATACGGGTGGTCTCCGACATCCTCTCCTCCAACGGCTCCTCCTCCATGGCTAGCGTCTGCGCTGGTAGCTTAGCGCTCTTCGATGCTGGGGTCCCGATGAAGCGAGCTGCCGCTGGCATCGCCATGGGGCTCATCGTTGAAGGAGACCGAGTTGCGATCCTCTCCGACATCTTGGGCGATGAAGACCATCTGGGCGACATGGACTTCAAAGTTGCCGGCACCGCTGTCGGCATCACCTCGTGCCAGATGGACATTAAGATCGAGGGCCTCTCGCTGGAGCTTATGGTCCGGGCTCTGGAACAGGCCCGTCAAGCCCGGTTGGAGATCCTGGAGATCATGAACCGGGAGCTTCCCCAACCTCGCCCGCAGCTCTCCCCATATGCTCCGCGGCTGATGATGCTTACCATCCCTGTAGAGACAATCGGGCTCGTCATCGGTCCTGGTGGGGAGACCATCCGGCGGATCGTGCAAGAGACTGGAGCAGAAATCAACATTGAGCAGGACGGGCGCGTCATCATCGCTGCCCCGTCAGAGGAAGCGCTGCAGAAAGCAGCTGCTTACATCCAGGGGCTGACGCAACAGCCGGAAGTTGGTCAAGTCTACTCCGGCATCGTCCGGGAAATCCGTGAGGGCCTGGGGGCGATTGTAGAGTTCCTCCCACGCCGACTGGGACTACTCCACATCTCGCAGATCGACTACCGCCCCTTCAACACCATCTCGGAAGTGCTCAAAGTCGGTGATGTAATCGACGTGAAGCTCATCGAGATCCAGCCAGACGGGAAGTTCCGGCTGAGCCGTAAAGCCTTACTTCCTCCTCAGCAACACCACGGACGTGGTAGACCTGAACAGCCAAGGCGGAGTAACGGCGGTGAACGGCGCCACGGCGGCAGTCCGCCCCACGGCCGACCGCGATTCTGA
- a CDS encoding response regulator — MGQPPLACVVEDSPPTRKLIEVLLTKAGFLVVAFGRIGEALQWLAQHRPVVVLSDLILPDGHGVEIVKAVRSLPNGWDIPVIAVTGLTQESDRQRYLQQGFDAYIVKPLSTTTFAYEVQQIVEQRLQSVA, encoded by the coding sequence ATGGGACAGCCTCCACTAGCCTGCGTCGTTGAGGATAGCCCTCCGACACGGAAGCTCATTGAGGTCCTGCTGACGAAGGCTGGCTTCCTTGTTGTCGCATTCGGTCGAATCGGGGAAGCCTTACAGTGGTTAGCGCAGCACAGACCGGTAGTCGTGCTCAGCGATCTCATTTTGCCCGACGGGCATGGAGTGGAGATCGTCAAGGCTGTGCGCTCCTTGCCGAATGGGTGGGATATTCCTGTTATTGCTGTCACGGGGTTGACCCAAGAGAGCGACCGGCAGCGTTACCTTCAGCAGGGGTTCGACGCCTACATCGTCAAGCCCCTCAGTACAACCACCTTCGCATACGAAGTGCAGCAGATTGTAGAGCAGCGGCTCCAGAGTGTGGCGTAG
- a CDS encoding OmpA family protein, which yields MWRWGLIGLSVLTLWAQAPEWTVAERWLLPSGDTLVRERRPGEWWIGVGIGTVGIGYLGRLNLPRVPDAPHRGLLEFRRGLGAGTGFWIQGEWNPPGERWGASLLLLPWEVWRGSAQFEPVASGVRQQYELELQVRSLLLSASARYAPGWWRGTFWEGLHFIVGTDARFLWSARERVRQSLQNVERIEEWRLFDEQPLPLWLGVHVGVGLDIFVALFGENLRNYVTPVVLFQTGLPLQRTWGSTWTPVAIRAGVSFKLGWERIQERVLPLDTAVPFIAARVPVEPGVELPGSTPEEELEGEFLPGPERPSVEPAPEAAPPRPAQPVTIVPNRVQRFSYPSPTATGLTAELQRYLDALVDYLRARPQAEVRIVGHTEEFGGSLEETQRISEQRAQQVVEYLARRGISRSRLLASGVGARQPIADNRTPEGRLRNRRVEIIVVE from the coding sequence ATGTGGCGCTGGGGACTCATCGGACTGAGCGTTCTGACCCTCTGGGCGCAAGCCCCAGAGTGGACTGTTGCCGAGCGGTGGCTGCTGCCAAGCGGAGACACCCTCGTGCGAGAGCGACGTCCGGGGGAGTGGTGGATTGGGGTAGGGATTGGCACTGTTGGGATTGGGTACCTCGGGCGATTGAATCTGCCGCGGGTACCCGATGCTCCACATCGCGGGCTCCTGGAGTTCCGCCGGGGGTTAGGAGCTGGAACGGGCTTCTGGATTCAAGGCGAGTGGAATCCGCCAGGGGAGCGGTGGGGGGCATCGCTCCTCCTCTTGCCGTGGGAGGTATGGCGAGGGAGTGCGCAATTTGAGCCAGTAGCTAGTGGCGTGAGACAGCAGTATGAGCTAGAGCTTCAAGTACGCTCTCTCCTGCTTTCTGCTTCTGCCCGCTATGCGCCGGGATGGTGGCGGGGGACCTTCTGGGAGGGTTTGCATTTCATCGTTGGAACTGATGCACGCTTCCTCTGGAGCGCGAGGGAGCGGGTGCGGCAGTCGCTCCAGAACGTGGAGCGGATTGAGGAGTGGCGGCTCTTTGATGAGCAGCCCCTGCCGCTGTGGTTGGGTGTCCACGTCGGCGTGGGATTGGACATCTTTGTGGCGCTCTTCGGGGAGAACTTGCGGAACTACGTTACCCCAGTGGTCCTCTTCCAGACAGGGCTGCCGCTGCAGCGGACATGGGGGTCTACGTGGACCCCTGTGGCCATACGAGCCGGGGTGAGCTTTAAGCTCGGTTGGGAGCGCATACAGGAGCGCGTACTACCGCTTGATACAGCGGTGCCGTTCATTGCTGCTCGAGTGCCAGTAGAGCCGGGAGTGGAACTTCCGGGGTCAACACCTGAGGAAGAACTGGAGGGAGAGTTCCTCCCCGGCCCTGAGAGGCCATCCGTGGAGCCTGCTCCCGAAGCGGCACCACCCCGTCCGGCCCAGCCGGTCACAATCGTCCCGAATCGAGTCCAACGCTTCAGCTACCCAAGCCCAACAGCTACTGGGCTTACGGCAGAGCTGCAGCGCTACTTAGATGCACTGGTAGACTACCTCCGCGCACGACCTCAGGCTGAAGTGCGCATCGTCGGCCATACGGAAGAGTTCGGCGGCTCCTTGGAGGAGACGCAGAGGATCTCAGAACAACGGGCCCAACAGGTGGTGGAGTACCTAGCACGTCGCGGTATTAGCCGCTCCCGGCTGCTGGCATCGGGTGTCGGGGCGCGCCAGCCGATCGCCGATAACCGGACTCCGGAAGGGCGACTCCGGAATCGGCGTGTTGAGATCATCGTTGTAGAATAG